From the Girardinichthys multiradiatus isolate DD_20200921_A chromosome 22, DD_fGirMul_XY1, whole genome shotgun sequence genome, one window contains:
- the si:dkey-103j14.5 gene encoding isoaspartyl peptidase/L-asparaginase, with protein sequence MPMVLVVHGGAWAIPDELAPASVDGVKAAARHGSSVLKSGGSALDGVEAAVRALEDNTVFNAGHGATLNIDGEVELDAIIMDGRTLASGAVSCVKNIANPVSLARAVMEKTSHVMLAGKGANQFAESVGVNTVPTDKLVTEYEKKEWEKHKKYISGVMEAFNTKWAHDTVGAVAVDCAGNVACATSTGGIRNKMVGRVGDSPCIGCGGYADNSSGAVSCTGHGESILKVTLARLILSHVEQGRSVADASQLSLQHMGERVQGAGGAIVVSPSGQWAATFTTERMAWAAAEDDVLWFGLNPNERLKEKLSQ encoded by the exons ATGCCAATGGTGTTGGTTGTTCATGGTGGGGCCTGGGCTATACCAGATGAGCTGGCCCCAGCCTCTGTTGATGGAGTAAAAGCCGCAGCACGCCATGGATCTTCAGTGCTCAAAAGTGGGGGAAGTGCACTGGATGGTGTTGAGGCTGCAGTGAGGGCTTTGGAAGACAACACTGTGTTTAATGCAG GGCATGGAGCAACACTAAACATTGATGGAGAAGTGGAGCTGGATGCCATCATTATGGACGGCAGGACACTTGCCAGTGGTGCCGTGTCTTGTGTAAAAAACATCGCTAACCCTGTCTCGCTAGCAAGGGCAGTCATGGAAAAG ACGTCCCACGTAATGCTGGCAGGCAAAGGTGCGAACCAGTTTGCGGAGAGCGTCGGCGTCAACACAGTTCCCACTGATAAACTAGTGACTGAATATGAGAAGAAAGAATGGGAAAAGCacaagaaatacatttctggagTAATGGAAGCattcaacacaaagtg GGCCCATGATACTGTTGGGGCAGTAGCTGTGGACTGTGCTGGGAACGTTGCATGTGCAACATCAACTGGAGGCATAAGGAATAAAATGGTTGGCAGAGTTGGAGATTCTCCTTGCATTG GCTGTGGAGGATATGCAGACAACTCAAGTGGTGCTGTATCGTGTACTGGACATGGAGAATCTATTCTTAAAGTGACACTGGCCAGACTCATCCTGTCACATGTTGAACAAG GAAGGTCAGTAGCAGATGCCTCACAGTTGTCCCTGCAGCACATGGGTGAACGTGTCCAAGGAGCAGGTGGTGCAATCGTAGTTTCTCCATCAGGGCAGTGGGCTGCCACATTCACCACCGAGCGGATGGCTTGGGCAGCTGCTGAAGATGATGTGCTGTGGTTTGGATTAAACCCAAACGAGAGGCTGAAAGAGAAACTGTCCCAATAG